DNA sequence from the Drosophila sechellia strain sech25 chromosome 3L, ASM438219v1, whole genome shotgun sequence genome:
TTTGATATATAGTGAAAGTGATAGTGATAAGTGGTGTGCCCACTACAAAAAACTAGACTGATAGTGATTGCACTTGAGTATCGGCGAAACCTTGTATTTATTACGCATCTGTCAATTTGTTTACCAATTCTTTTTGCTTAAAATACCCGGCATTCGAACCCTCTCGCAACTTagctaaatttaaattatcaatcGGTGCGCCCAAAATGGAGTTCGTATCAGTACGCGTGATTGCGATAACCTATCAGCGGAGGACTCGGCTATAAAATCGCGAAGCCTTCCCTCCATGGACATCAGTTTCTGAACACTGCAAACATGAAGGCTTTCATCGTTCTGGTTGCCCTGGCCTGTGCCGCCCCAGCTTTCGCTCGCACCATGGACCGTTGCTCCCTGGCCCGCGAGATGTCCAACCTGGGCGTTCCCCGCGACCAGCTGAACAAGTGGGCCTGCATTGCCGAGCACGAGTCCTCCTACCGCACCGGAGTGGTGGGTCCCGAGAACTACAACGGCTCCAACGACTACGGAATTTTCCAGATCAACGACTACTACTGGTGCGCTCCTCCCAGCGGTCGCTTCTCCTACAACGAATGTGGCCTGAGCTGCAACGCCCTCCTGACCGACGACATCACCCACTCCGTCCGTTGCGCCCAGAAGGTCCTCAGCCAGCAGGGATGGACTGCCTGGTCCACCTGGCACTATTGCAGCGGATGGTTGCCGTCCATCGATGACTGCTTCTAAGCCGATTTCGACCTTGAATAAAATGATTGCATAACACCAAAATCTCCTCCTTGAATTATAGTTCTGTTAGTAGCTTAACTTGGCTAGTTTGTCCAAATTGGGTAATTCATTTCCCCTTAATACTAGTACGAGTGCTTTTACTTTTTCCCCACTTCACATAACCCGAAGACTTGACATTTCGATGATTTTAAGTTatagaaatatttaagttaTATGCCTCGGGAACATTATGATGGACGCTTTCAATCACTCTTCTTAACTGCGATTTCGATTCCTTGGTAGAGCCACTCCGAATTGGCGAAATGAGGCTCATTTCTAATGGGGCATGGGGCATTTCCACATTCTTGTAACTAATCACAGTTTGTGGTCGTGCTCTGAGAATCGAAGATTCCCTCGGGCGCCTGACAGTCTTTATTAATTCAGAGGTGTGCAGTTGCTACCGTTGCTCGCCAGCTCGAAAGTCTTATAAAGTTGGTCTTATACAACAGACGAGGGAGCACGCGCTCTCGCTCTCTGTACGATCTCTTCTTCGGCTAGCACTTCGGCTTGAAGCCCGTCTTGGGTTCAGGCCAAGTTTCAACTTCGGATTAGTTGGTGCGTGACTTTTGTTCGAGGCGGACGTGTAGATCGCAAGTGCGTACGTGAATCTCGGCTTTGGTTGGCAATTAGGCGAGCGATGGCTTAGCTAGATGTTCCAGAGGTCTAGCCAAGTTCAATCGACAGATCGACGAGCAGCCACAGTGTGTCCTGGCGATCCCAAGCGGTAGTGAACTTCCATTCCCATCTGCAATAGCTCCTGAACGTTGAGTGTCACTGACGATTACGCGATATGAATTTTCCTATTGTGTATTCTCGGAAGAAACGAGTTTGATTGGATAGAAAAGTGCGCTATTGGCCCCGGTCCCCAGCCCAACCAACGGTCTTCCCCCACCCCGCGCGGCTCTTCTCGGCTAACAGCATCGCGAGTGGAGTGCATTCTGCTGCTAACGGTAAAACGAGTACTGGACCCGGCTAGAACTGGCCCCAACTGGCCTATTGCAGCATCTACCATAATAATAAGAGTGGTTCTTGCTCCGCGCTAATCTCCTCAATTTATGCCTCTGCCCGATGACGACGCAAAGTGCAGTGCGGCTGGAGTGGTAGTGGATGCTAGCCATCGAATTTAAGAACGTTCTGCTGTGGCCCAATTCGGAATCGTGTCAATTCGCTGTACTCGTACCTGGATTTCGGAGCAGGAACAGAGGCGCCCAGAGGGGATAGGCGAAATAGGTAAGCCAGTTTTCACCCAACTAAGCCAGAGGGTCAGGCTTTCGTTAGCCACTCGCTCGGAAAACCCACTTGGTCAAGATCCAGATGGGATCTGCTCTTGCCGCTCTTTTTGCCTTATGCGCATGCTAATGGGCTCCGACTTTCTTTTAACTGCTGCCCAAATCTAGATGTGTATGTAAATCCCCGTGTGGGCAGTTCTGACATTGAACTGTGACGCCcacaccaacaacaactgggATAGAAACTCTCGAGCGTTCCGAGAAAAGAACCCAAAGAAGAGGGGCATAAAAGTCGTTAAGACTGGTGCGTGTGCGTTATAAAAGTATGAAAACAAATTACGTTTAACTGTACTCATGGAAATTGAAGTGAAAATTGAATTGGCAGCGGCACGAGACTTCAAAGTCTCCGGAGCAGCCCCAATCCGAGTAACAATGCCACTTTGTCCAGATGCGAGAAGACAAAGAAGAGCCCACAAAAGAAACCagattgtaaataaataaataacagtCATACTCGGGCCCAAactgaaaaatgaaaaagcgACTGTGTGCCGCACTACAGAAAAATCTGTTCCGGTCTGATTTAACAATTGTTAAACAGCTTATGCATTGGCCACGGTCTGGAGTCCAAAGGGAGGAGTACGAGTAGGTGGCTAATGGCTACACGCAACCCAGCGAGTGGCCAACTTACTTTCAGCCGTACCCGAAAAAGAAATTTCTTTCTTCACGCGATTTTGCGGTGGCAAAGCCATTCTTTTTGCCACCTCCTTATGGACTTAGACTTCCTTCTTTCAAAACTGCATCACAGCCACATTAGTCAGTCCATCACCAGATGTTGGACACCTTGACGGGCCCTGACAAATGAAGCAATTGCTTGCTCGGCACTGGGATTGGTATTGGGTAACCGCACTGGGGCAATAATGGCATGGAGGGGCCCTGAGCCTCGGGCCTTTGTTAGACCCAGACTAATTGAAGCCAATGGGCCACCGAGCCGAGAGGCTGAAGGGCCATAATTGAGATCTGAGATCAAAAGGGCAATTGGCCAGACAAACAGTCCTCCGTATCACCAAAGCTGCTGCCACCAATTTGCATCCATTCAGGGCAGGTGGACTTGAAACTTGGAAGACGTCAAAACAACTGCGAGGGGGTTCACCGTCTAATTTCCGTAAGACTTCATTCATATTATCGAATACTCCACTCGAATTATCAATGGTATTATCAATATGGTCCGATTACCAAGCGATTCTTTGCGACACGTCCAGATTACCCGCACCCATCAATACTGTGAAAATACTCCACAGATAACACTTCGGGTAGATAATTTTCCGGCTATAAAAGCGCCCTGTCCACAGGAATCCCACATCAGTTTCAATTCGAATCATGAAGGCTTTCATCGTTCTGGTTGCCCTGGCCTGTGCCGCCCCAGCTTTCGCTCGCACCATGGACCGTTGCTCCCTGGCCCGCGAGATGTCCAACCTGGGCGTTCCCCGCGACCAGCTGAACAAGTGGGCCTGCATTGCCGAGCACGAGTCCTCCTACCG
Encoded proteins:
- the LOC6610274 gene encoding lysozyme A/C, which gives rise to MKAFIVLVALACAAPAFARTMDRCSLAREMSNLGVPRDQLNKWACIAEHESSYRTGVVGPENYNGSNDYGIFQINDYYWCAPPSGRFSYNECGLSCNALLTDDITHSVRCAQKVLSQQGWTAWSTWHYCSGWLPSIDDCF